From Oncorhynchus mykiss isolate Arlee chromosome 6, USDA_OmykA_1.1, whole genome shotgun sequence, the proteins below share one genomic window:
- the stk33 gene encoding serine/threonine-protein kinase 33 isoform X1, giving the protein MTAADVCGAGMKMASQWNTARVSSAERKVPHTRMEDEADLQQIYSFGRKLGQGSFGVVCEATHNETRKKWAIKKVNKEKAGSSGVKLLEREVSILKRVNHAHIIHLEEVFETQKRMYLVTELCEGGELKELLQKNTRFTEEETRHIINSLAEAIVYLHKKDIVHRDLKLENILVKSYHGVDNDMINIKVTDFGLSVKKGGVGSENMLKATCGTPIYMAPEVINAHEYSQQCDVWSIGVIMYMLLCGEPPFIATSEERLFEMIKKGELHFVGPIWDSISDAAKKVLSCLLKVDPAHRITANELLDNPWITGDTNTLATPTNVLEMMRLFRDDPEEAEREEESEVVSDVLNELSLSCSQDSLTLEPRATLEDGAGSEHTVTLEPRVRPENRAGMEGGARLEDQVRPEPRVASACRNIAELSYEGDTDSSSSKPTTPTKQRQKKKKVASSSSNGLKTNSSAMKVCNSLSPPTSQVANSPGSRVQIVSAHKTRARPTQPLPQWGQLPNQRPVQGRLRPTNPPTPPLALGLGAAPHDHLSAAGIRRAPRHQQQSPHPHGRGVPKERTPVRGVPLGVAGLLDT; this is encoded by the exons ATGACAGCAGCAGATGTTTGTGGAGCTGGCATGAAAATGGCTTCTCAGTGGAACACTGCCCGTGTGAGCAGTGCAGAGAGGAAGGTGCCCCACACCCGTATGGAGGATGAGGCTGACCTCCAG CAAATATACTCATTTGGGAGGAAATTAGGTCAAGGTAGCTTTGGTGTCGTCTGTGAAGCCACCCACAATGAGACAAGGAAGAAATGGGCTATTAAGAAGGTGAACAAAGAGAAG GCTGGAAGTTCAGGTGTCAAACTGTTGGAACGGGAAGTGAGCATCCTGAAACGTGTGAACCACGCACACATAATACATCTGGAGGAAGTCTTTGAAACACAAAAG AGGATGTATCTGGTTACTGAGCTGTGTGAGggaggggagctgaaggagctCCTTCAGAAGAACACACGCTTCACAGAGGAGGAGACCAGGCACATCATCAACAGCCTGGCTGAGGCCATCGTCTACCTGCATAAGAAGG ACATAGTTCACCGGGACCTGAAACTGGAGAACATTCTAGTGAAGAGTTACCATGGTGTTGATAATGACATGATCAACATCAAG gtGACAGACTTTGGGTTGTCAGTGAAGAAGGGGGGTGTTGGCAGTGAGAACATGCTGAAAGCCACCTGTGGGACTCCTATCTACATGG cTCCTGAGGTGATCAATGCTCATGAGTACAGTCAGCAGTGTGATGTGTGGAGTATTGGGGTCATCATGTACATGCT gctgtgtgggGAACCTCCATTCATCGCCACCTCTGAGGAAAGACTCTTTGAGATGATCAAGAAGGGAGAACTCCACTTTGTCGGACCCATCTGGGACTCTATCAGTGATGCAG CCAAAAAAGTGTTGAGTTGCCTCCTGAAAGTTGATCCCGCCCATCGCATCACAGCCAATGAGCTGCTGGATAACCCCTGGATCACG GGTGACACCAACACTTTGGCCACTCCCACCAACGTGCTGGAGATGATGCGTCTGTTCCGGGATGACCCggaggaggcggagagagaggaggagagcgaggtgGTCAGTGATGTGTTGAACGAGCTCTCTCTCAGCTGCTCCCAGGACAGCCTGACTCTGGAGCCCAGGGCAACGCTGGAGGACGGTGCAGGATCAGAGCATACAGTAACACTGGAACCTAGGGTTAGGCCTGAGAACAGggcagggatggagggtggggccAGGCTGGAGGACCAGGTAAGGCCAGAGCCCAGGGTGGCCTCAGCATGCAGGAACATTGCTGAGCTCAGCTATGAGGGAGAcacagacagtagcagcagcaaaccCACCACCCCCACCAAACAG agacagaagaagaagaaggttgCTTCCTCATCGTCCAATGGACTGAAAACCAACAGCTCTGCTATGAAGGTCTGCAACTCACTCAGTCCCCCCACTTCACAG GTGGCAAACTCTCCAGGCAGTCGAGTGCAAATCGTCTCAGCCCACAAGACAAGAGCGAGACCCACCCAACCTCTTCCCCAGTGGGGCCAGCTCCCAAACCAGCGGCCAGTCCAGGGAAGGCTGAGGCCCACAaacccccccacaccccctctggcTCTAGGCCTGGGAGCCGCTCCCCACGACCACCTCTCTGCAGCAGGCATAAGAAGAGCTCCTAGGCACCAGCAGCAGAGTCCCCATCCCCACGGGCGCGGCGTGCCAAAGGAGAGGACCCCAGTCAGAGGTGTACCCTTGGGGGTGGCAGGCCTGCTAGACACATGA
- the stk33 gene encoding serine/threonine-protein kinase 33 isoform X2, giving the protein MTAADVCGAGMKMASQWNTARVSSAERKVPHTRMEDEADLQQIYSFGRKLGQGSFGVVCEATHNETRKKWAIKKVNKEKAGSSGVKLLEREVSILKRVNHAHIIHLEEVFETQKRMYLVTELCEGGELKELLQKNTRFTEEETRHIINSLAEAIVYLHKKDIVHRDLKLENILVKSYHGVDNDMINIKVTDFGLSVKKGGVGSENMLKATCGTPIYMAPEVINAHEYSQQCDVWSIGVIMYMLLCGEPPFIATSEERLFEMIKKGELHFVGPIWDSISDAAKKVLSCLLKVDPAHRITANELLDNPWITGDTNTLATPTNVLEMMRLFRDDPEEAEREEESEVVSDVLNELSLSCSQDSLTLEPRATLEDGAGSEHTVTLEPRVRPENRAGMEGGARLEDQVRPEPRVASACRNIAELSYEGDTDSSSSKPTTPTKQRQKKKKVASSSSNGLKTNSSAMKVCNSLSPPTSQSHTGGKLSRQSSANRLSPQDKSETHPTSSPVGPAPKPAASPGKAEAHKPPHTPSGSRPGSRSPRPPLCSRHKKSS; this is encoded by the exons ATGACAGCAGCAGATGTTTGTGGAGCTGGCATGAAAATGGCTTCTCAGTGGAACACTGCCCGTGTGAGCAGTGCAGAGAGGAAGGTGCCCCACACCCGTATGGAGGATGAGGCTGACCTCCAG CAAATATACTCATTTGGGAGGAAATTAGGTCAAGGTAGCTTTGGTGTCGTCTGTGAAGCCACCCACAATGAGACAAGGAAGAAATGGGCTATTAAGAAGGTGAACAAAGAGAAG GCTGGAAGTTCAGGTGTCAAACTGTTGGAACGGGAAGTGAGCATCCTGAAACGTGTGAACCACGCACACATAATACATCTGGAGGAAGTCTTTGAAACACAAAAG AGGATGTATCTGGTTACTGAGCTGTGTGAGggaggggagctgaaggagctCCTTCAGAAGAACACACGCTTCACAGAGGAGGAGACCAGGCACATCATCAACAGCCTGGCTGAGGCCATCGTCTACCTGCATAAGAAGG ACATAGTTCACCGGGACCTGAAACTGGAGAACATTCTAGTGAAGAGTTACCATGGTGTTGATAATGACATGATCAACATCAAG gtGACAGACTTTGGGTTGTCAGTGAAGAAGGGGGGTGTTGGCAGTGAGAACATGCTGAAAGCCACCTGTGGGACTCCTATCTACATGG cTCCTGAGGTGATCAATGCTCATGAGTACAGTCAGCAGTGTGATGTGTGGAGTATTGGGGTCATCATGTACATGCT gctgtgtgggGAACCTCCATTCATCGCCACCTCTGAGGAAAGACTCTTTGAGATGATCAAGAAGGGAGAACTCCACTTTGTCGGACCCATCTGGGACTCTATCAGTGATGCAG CCAAAAAAGTGTTGAGTTGCCTCCTGAAAGTTGATCCCGCCCATCGCATCACAGCCAATGAGCTGCTGGATAACCCCTGGATCACG GGTGACACCAACACTTTGGCCACTCCCACCAACGTGCTGGAGATGATGCGTCTGTTCCGGGATGACCCggaggaggcggagagagaggaggagagcgaggtgGTCAGTGATGTGTTGAACGAGCTCTCTCTCAGCTGCTCCCAGGACAGCCTGACTCTGGAGCCCAGGGCAACGCTGGAGGACGGTGCAGGATCAGAGCATACAGTAACACTGGAACCTAGGGTTAGGCCTGAGAACAGggcagggatggagggtggggccAGGCTGGAGGACCAGGTAAGGCCAGAGCCCAGGGTGGCCTCAGCATGCAGGAACATTGCTGAGCTCAGCTATGAGGGAGAcacagacagtagcagcagcaaaccCACCACCCCCACCAAACAG agacagaagaagaagaaggttgCTTCCTCATCGTCCAATGGACTGAAAACCAACAGCTCTGCTATGAAGGTCTGCAACTCACTCAGTCCCCCCACTTCACAG TCCCATACAGGTGGCAAACTCTCCAGGCAGTCGAGTGCAAATCGTCTCAGCCCACAAGACAAGAGCGAGACCCACCCAACCTCTTCCCCAGTGGGGCCAGCTCCCAAACCAGCGGCCAGTCCAGGGAAGGCTGAGGCCCACAaacccccccacaccccctctggcTCTAGGCCTGGGAGCCGCTCCCCACGACCACCTCTCTGCAGCAGGCATAAGAAGAGCTCCTAG